The nucleotide sequence ATCAGGTAAAAGTTATTATCTTTGCTAAAGTAACGATAGACTTGGGGAATCTGTGGATGAGAGAGTTTAGATAGTTGTTCTGCTTCTCTAGTAAACAGTTCGAGGATTTTAGGGTTATTACCTTCGCTACTGAGTAGTTTTTTAATAACGACTTTCTGATTGAATAATTCTAGATCTTCAGCTAGATAAGTACGTCCAAATCCTCCCTCTCCGAGTAGTTTAATGACGCGATAATGGTCAAAGTCATAACTCTGGCTACTTTCGGCTAATTTGCTACCACAACCATGACAGAATTTATTGGTATCAGGGTTGTCTGGTTTTGTACAAGCGGGATTCAGACAAAAAGACATAGTCACAATCTAGTCATGCTTATTTAATATAGTAAACCATTTTTTAGGCTCTTATAGGAATCTCCCAGCTTTAAAATAATTTGTTGATGTTCAATTTTGACAAAAGATTATTGAGATTATCAATATAGCGCTGCGCGCTGCAATACAACAATGTCATGGTGAATGTAAGTGAAGCCATCGCAAAAGTTAGGACAGTAATTAACCCAATAATTGTTGACGAAGTTGATGGATTTGATCGCGGTATTTAGCTGCATCTTCAAATTCTAAATTCTTAGCTGCATTGTTCATTTTTTCAGTTAATTGGGTGATTAAAGCGGGGATTTTATCTAAGGATATGTCAACTGTAGTTACAGCAGCCAATTCTTGGTCATTGAGACGTCGAGAAATATCTAAAAAACTCAAAATTGAGTTGCGGTTATCTTTGATAATGGGTTGGGGGGTAATTTGATGTTTTTGGTTATATTCTTGTTGAATTTCTCTTCTTCTATTAGTTTCGGTGATGGCTTTTGCCATACTTTCGGTGAGGTTATCTGCGTAGAGTATAGCTTGTCCACGTACATGACGAGCTGCTCTTCCAATGGTTTGAATTAAAGAGCGATCGGACCGCAAGAAACCCTCTTTATCCGCGTCTAAAATAGCTACTAGAGAGACTTCGGGTAAATCTAATCCTTCTCGTAATAAATTAACCCCAATCAAGACATCAAAATCGCCATTTCGCAGTGCTTGTAAAATCTCAATACGTTCGATCGCCTTAATTTCCGAGTGTAAATATTGTACTTTGAGCTTTTTATCTTGGAAATAAGTACTTAAATCCTCAGCCATTCTTTTAGTCAAAGTAGTAATTAAAACTCTCTCTTTTTGTTCTATTCTCGTTGTTATTTCCCCGAATAAATCATCTACTTGACCTTGAGTTGGTCTGACTGATATTTCTGGATCTAGTACTCCTGTAGGACGTATAATTTGTTCGACAACTTGTCCTTGTGATTGGGTGATTTCCCATTCTCCCGGTGTTGCGGAAACAAAGATACATTGATTAACTTTTTGCCAAAATTCTTCCGCTTTGAGAGGTCGATTATCCGCAGCGCTAGGGAGACGGAAGCCATGTTCAATTAATACCTGTTTGCGAGAGCGATCGCCGTTAGACATCCCTCTGATTTGGGGTACAGTTACGTGAGATTCATCAACCACTAATAACCAATCTGAGGGGAAATAATCAACTAAACATTCTGGTGGATCTCCTGGTTGTTTACCCGCGAGATGACGAGAATAATTTTCTACACCGTTACAGTAACCTACTTCAGTGAGGAGATCTAAATCATAACGGGTACGCTGTTTTAATCGTTGTGCTTCCACTAATTTTCCTTCTGATTCTAGATAAGCTAACTGTTGTTGTAATTCAGTCTCGATCTGTTCACAAGCTAAGGTTAATTGTTCTGTTGGTGTCACAAAGTGACGCGCGGGATAGATATTAATCCTTTCTAGACTTTGTAAGTTATTACCTGTAACTGGATCTAAATAACGAATTGCTTCGATTTCATCGCCAAAAAATTCTAGACGAATGACTTTATCTTCATAAGCGGGAACTATTTCGAGGATATCTCCTTTAAGACGAAAGTTACCTCGACGTAAGTCTAAATCGTTGCGGTTATATTGTCTAGTCACTAAATCTCTAAGGAGTTTACGGGTATTAACTTCTTCTCCTAGTTGCAGGGTAATAGCTGCTTTAAGGTATTCTGCGGGTATTCC is from Gloeocapsa sp. DLM2.Bin57 and encodes:
- a CDS encoding serine/threonine protein kinase; the encoded protein is MSFCLNPACTKPDNPDTNKFCHGCGSKLAESSQSYDFDHYRVIKLLGEGGFGRTYLAEDLELFNQKVVIKKLLSSEGNNPKILELFTREAEQLSKLSHPQIPQVYRYFSKDNNFYL
- the uvrB gene encoding excinuclease ABC subunit UvrB codes for the protein MTQFSLTANFEPTGDQPQAIAHLYQSLQQGNRFQTLLGATGTGKTFTIAKVIAKWGKPTLVLAHNKTLAAQLCNELRQFFPDNAVEYFISYYDYYQPEAYLPVTDTYIEKTASINDEIDMLRHSATRSLFERRDVIVVASISCIYGLGIPAEYLKAAITLQLGEEVNTRKLLRDLVTRQYNRNDLDLRRGNFRLKGDILEIVPAYEDKVIRLEFFGDEIEAIRYLDPVTGNNLQSLERINIYPARHFVTPTEQLTLACEQIETELQQQLAYLESEGKLVEAQRLKQRTRYDLDLLTEVGYCNGVENYSRHLAGKQPGDPPECLVDYFPSDWLLVVDESHVTVPQIRGMSNGDRSRKQVLIEHGFRLPSAADNRPLKAEEFWQKVNQCIFVSATPGEWEITQSQGQVVEQIIRPTGVLDPEISVRPTQGQVDDLFGEITTRIEQKERVLITTLTKRMAEDLSTYFQDKKLKVQYLHSEIKAIERIEILQALRNGDFDVLIGVNLLREGLDLPEVSLVAILDADKEGFLRSDRSLIQTIGRAARHVRGQAILYADNLTESMAKAITETNRRREIQQEYNQKHQITPQPIIKDNRNSILSFLDISRRLNDQELAAVTTVDISLDKIPALITQLTEKMNNAAKNLEFEDAAKYRDQIHQLRQQLLG